A window of the Hordeum vulgare subsp. vulgare chromosome 5H, MorexV3_pseudomolecules_assembly, whole genome shotgun sequence genome harbors these coding sequences:
- the LOC123396135 gene encoding oleosin 16 kDa-like — protein sequence MAGEQAFHRGGVYGGGSAVGPDYMRAIRGDDDYYGGHGQGHNQPAAVTLAKGVAAAAAAGSMLFLSALTLTGTVLALIVATPLLVIFSPVLVPAAIAVTMLTAGFVSSGAFGAAAVAVLAWMYKYLSHGSPSPMGADTVDHAGAKLDSKAHDVKNWAQHRLDQARAP from the coding sequence ATGGCTGGAGAGCAAGCGTTCCACCGGGGAGGCGTGTACGGAGGCGGCAGCGCCGTCGGGCCGGACTACATGCGGGCCATCCGcggcgacgacgactactacgGCGGGCACGGCCAGGGCCACAACCAGCCGGCGGCCGTCACCCTCGcgaagggggtggccgcggcggcGGCCGCCGGGTCGATGCTGTTCCTGTCGGCCCTGACGCTGACGGGCACGGTGCTGGCGCTCATCGTGGCGACGCCTCTGCTGGTGATCTTCAGCCCCGTGCTGGTGCCCGCGGCCATAGCGGTGACGATGCTGACGGCTGGGTTCGTGTCGTCGGGGGCGttcggcgcggcggcggtggcggtgctGGCGTGGATGTACAAGTACCTGTCGCACGGGTCGCCCTCGCCGATGGGGGCTGACACGGTGGACCACGCGGGCGCGAAGCTGGACTCCAAGGCGCACGACGTGAAGAACTGGGCGCAGCATCGCCTCGACCAGGCCCGAGCTCCGTAG